In a genomic window of Polycladomyces abyssicola:
- the pssA gene encoding CDP-diacylglycerol--serine O-phosphatidyltransferase: MFARALPSFFTIGNLFLGIISIILAVQSEWQYAAIMVIIGMLLDGLDGRVARMLNTQSEFGKELDSLSDVISFGVAPALIMYVAVLKDYDIWGWIITAVFPICGALRLARFNVQPGIPGYFIGLPITAAGGVLATMVLYSDLVQRPMLVLGMLLLSYLMISQIKYPNFKKIGFSRSSFWMAPLLLVFIAMIAVRYPEQFPKVVFVPLALYAFYGLMKKSILKRRREDLEEPVEE; encoded by the coding sequence ATGTTCGCTAGAGCACTGCCCAGCTTTTTTACTATCGGGAACTTATTCTTAGGAATTATATCGATTATCCTCGCTGTTCAGAGCGAGTGGCAATATGCTGCGATTATGGTCATTATCGGTATGTTGTTGGATGGTTTGGACGGCCGAGTGGCTCGCATGCTCAACACGCAAAGCGAGTTCGGCAAAGAGCTGGATTCGCTGTCCGATGTCATCTCCTTCGGAGTAGCCCCCGCTTTAATCATGTATGTAGCGGTTTTGAAGGATTACGATATCTGGGGATGGATCATCACCGCGGTGTTCCCCATTTGTGGTGCGTTGCGGTTAGCCCGATTCAACGTGCAACCGGGGATTCCCGGCTATTTTATTGGTTTGCCGATTACAGCCGCGGGCGGCGTGTTGGCGACGATGGTCCTGTACAGCGACCTCGTTCAGCGACCGATGTTGGTATTGGGCATGTTGCTGCTGTCGTATCTGATGATCAGTCAAATCAAGTACCCTAACTTCAAAAAAATCGGGTTTTCACGGAGCTCCTTTTGGATGGCTCCACTGTTGCTGGTTTTCATCGCGATGATCGCCGTGCGTTATCCAGAGCAGTTTCCCAAAGTCGTATTTGTACCGCTTGCGTTGTATGCTTTTTACGGACTGATGAAAAAATCCATCCTCAAGCGGAGAAGAGAGGATTTGGAAGAACCGGTCGAGGAATAA
- a CDS encoding DUF1573 domain-containing protein, whose protein sequence is MGDSRLTSFQKQVSDLLLRHRSFLDVTSKFQDSTSRVNRALMKAVTECGCIEVHAARQPVDYEASISELKDRFKTHLSGRLCDHCQDVVKAEMGKHLFYFTALCNLLELPLDEIVHQESDKLSTLGVFNLR, encoded by the coding sequence ATGGGCGACAGCCGTCTGACCTCGTTTCAAAAGCAGGTGTCGGACCTATTGTTGCGCCACCGCAGTTTTCTCGATGTAACCTCCAAATTCCAAGATTCCACCTCACGCGTCAACCGCGCGCTGATGAAGGCCGTAACGGAATGCGGATGCATCGAAGTCCACGCAGCACGACAACCAGTGGACTATGAGGCTTCGATTTCTGAATTAAAGGACAGATTCAAGACGCATTTGTCCGGCCGCTTGTGCGACCATTGTCAAGATGTGGTCAAAGCGGAAATGGGAAAACACCTATTCTATTTCACCGCCTTGTGCAATCTGCTGGAATTGCCCCTGGATGAGATCGTGCACCAGGAGTCGGACAAGCTGTCCACTCTGGGGGTGTTCAACTTGCGATAA
- a CDS encoding CarD family transcriptional regulator, giving the protein MFNIGDKVVYPMHGAGVIESIEEKEILGERKKYYVMRMPIGDMKVMIPMNNVQSIGLREVVDEETVERVIVRLRNRDKGLTDNWNRRYRANMDKIKSGDIYEVADVVRSLMLRDREKGLSTGERKMLDNARQILISELVLAKGMNEEQAFSLLDELVCSTENASS; this is encoded by the coding sequence TTGTTCAACATCGGTGACAAGGTGGTATATCCGATGCATGGCGCAGGCGTCATCGAATCGATCGAAGAGAAAGAGATTCTCGGTGAACGCAAGAAGTACTATGTCATGCGCATGCCGATCGGGGATATGAAAGTGATGATCCCGATGAACAATGTGCAAAGTATCGGATTGCGCGAAGTGGTGGATGAAGAGACTGTTGAGCGTGTCATTGTCCGGTTGCGCAATCGGGACAAGGGTTTGACGGACAATTGGAATCGTCGATATCGTGCCAATATGGACAAGATAAAAAGCGGGGACATCTATGAAGTGGCAGACGTCGTCAGAAGCTTGATGCTCAGGGATCGCGAAAAAGGATTATCCACCGGTGAACGCAAGATGTTGGACAATGCCCGCCAGATATTGATCAGCGAATTGGTTTTGGCCAAAGGAATGAATGAAGAACAAGCTTTCTCTCTGCTTGACGAATTGGTTTGTTCAACCGAAAATGCCTCCAGTTGA
- a CDS encoding PIN/TRAM domain-containing protein → MLKRFVHLAFALTGATLGYTLGPALFAMLRQSPLNFGDVPAPHYIGAVLGALLLYLSAIWLSTNVVQWIKWSEERLVKIPAADILFGALGLIFGLIVAFLIEPPLSKLPIPGISSILPFLVSGLLGYLGFRVGYKKRDELLSIFTMGRQGKDQKKKESRDIEHKILDTSVIIDGRIFDICRTGFLEGTLVIPSFVLEELQHIADSSDVLKRNRGRRGLDILNKIQKELRMEVLIYEGDFDEVSEVDSKLVKLAKVLSGKVVTNDFNLNKVCELQGVKVLNINDLANAVKPVVLPGEEINVQVIKDGKEHGQGVAYLDDGTMIVIEGGREYIGERIDVLVTSVLQTSAGRMIFAKPKLLERAL, encoded by the coding sequence ATGTTGAAGCGATTTGTGCATCTCGCCTTTGCATTGACTGGCGCAACGTTGGGGTACACGTTGGGTCCCGCGCTATTTGCGATGCTTCGTCAATCTCCCCTGAATTTCGGCGACGTACCCGCACCACATTACATCGGAGCCGTTTTGGGGGCGCTCCTCCTGTATCTGTCGGCGATATGGCTTTCAACCAATGTCGTGCAGTGGATAAAATGGAGCGAGGAACGGTTGGTGAAAATACCGGCCGCAGACATCCTGTTCGGTGCCTTGGGTCTCATCTTCGGACTGATCGTCGCATTTTTGATCGAACCACCGTTGTCCAAACTGCCCATTCCTGGGATTTCGTCGATCCTTCCGTTTTTGGTCTCCGGGTTGTTGGGATATCTCGGGTTTCGAGTCGGTTACAAGAAGCGCGATGAACTCTTATCCATTTTTACGATGGGTCGCCAAGGCAAGGACCAAAAGAAAAAAGAATCGCGGGATATTGAACATAAAATCTTGGATACCAGTGTGATCATCGATGGCCGCATTTTTGACATTTGCCGTACCGGCTTTTTGGAAGGAACATTGGTAATCCCCAGCTTCGTGCTGGAGGAGTTGCAACATATAGCGGATTCTTCGGACGTGCTGAAGCGGAACCGCGGTCGCCGCGGTCTGGACATTTTGAACAAGATCCAAAAGGAACTTCGTATGGAAGTGCTGATTTATGAGGGCGATTTTGACGAAGTGTCCGAAGTGGACAGCAAACTGGTCAAGCTGGCCAAAGTGTTGTCGGGGAAAGTGGTCACCAACGATTTTAACCTGAATAAAGTATGCGAATTGCAGGGCGTCAAGGTGTTGAACATCAACGATCTGGCCAATGCGGTCAAACCGGTCGTCTTGCCGGGAGAAGAGATCAACGTCCAGGTGATCAAGGACGGTAAAGAGCACGGACAAGGTGTCGCCTATCTGGATGACGGCACGATGATCGTCATCGAAGGCGGCCGTGAGTACATCGGTGAACGGATTGACGTCCTGGTGACCAGTGTCCTGCAAACGTCCGCCGGTCGGATGATTTTTGCCAAGCCGAAATTGCTGGAACGTGCGCTATAA
- the ispD gene encoding 2-C-methyl-D-erythritol 4-phosphate cytidylyltransferase, translated as MGTKVSKQFLPLGDKPVLIHTLMVFETHPEVDEIVVVAGAGEVSRVEEMVAQYGLEKISAVATGGQERQDSVRSGLEHLQTEWVLVHDAARPFVTHGHITELLKVVRLHGAAILAVPVKDTIKQVDPAGIVERTPDRQSLWAVQTPQAFRRSLLVQAHQRALEQGMTGTDDAMLVEELGIDVRVVMGDYQNIKLTTPEDLAIAEAIWKMRGTER; from the coding sequence ATGGGGACCAAAGTAAGCAAACAATTTCTCCCGTTGGGGGACAAGCCTGTACTCATTCATACGTTGATGGTGTTTGAAACCCATCCGGAAGTGGATGAGATCGTCGTGGTGGCCGGCGCTGGAGAAGTGTCTCGCGTCGAGGAGATGGTCGCGCAGTACGGCTTGGAAAAAATCAGTGCAGTTGCGACCGGTGGACAAGAACGGCAGGATAGCGTACGATCAGGACTGGAGCATTTGCAAACCGAATGGGTGCTGGTACACGATGCCGCTCGTCCGTTTGTCACTCACGGGCACATCACGGAGTTGCTAAAAGTGGTTCGCCTGCACGGAGCGGCCATTTTGGCCGTGCCGGTCAAGGATACGATCAAACAGGTGGACCCTGCCGGCATCGTGGAACGGACACCGGATCGCCAATCGTTGTGGGCGGTGCAGACCCCCCAAGCTTTTCGCCGTTCTCTGTTGGTACAAGCCCATCAGAGGGCCTTGGAACAGGGGATGACAGGAACGGACGATGCGATGTTGGTGGAAGAGTTGGGGATCGACGTCCGAGTAGTGATGGGGGATTATCAGAATATCAAGTTGACCACGCCCGAGGATTTGGCGATTGCGGAAGCGATCTGGAAAATGAGGGGTACGGAAAGATGA
- the ispF gene encoding 2-C-methyl-D-erythritol 2,4-cyclodiphosphate synthase, producing MIRIGQGFDVHQLVEGRPLIIGGVRIPHPLGLLGHSDADVLLHAITDAVLGALGEGDIGKHFPDTDPAYKDADSAVLLREVWKLAKEKGYKLGNVDATIIAQAPKMAPHIPAMRERVATLLEADADQVNIKATTTERLGFTGRGEGIAAMAVVCLIAHQA from the coding sequence ATGATTCGCATCGGACAAGGTTTTGATGTGCATCAATTGGTTGAAGGGCGTCCGTTGATTATCGGGGGTGTGCGGATCCCGCACCCGCTGGGATTGTTGGGCCATTCCGATGCCGACGTGCTGTTGCACGCCATCACCGATGCGGTGTTGGGTGCGCTCGGTGAGGGGGATATCGGTAAGCATTTCCCGGACACGGACCCGGCTTACAAGGATGCGGACAGTGCGGTGTTGCTCCGCGAAGTGTGGAAACTGGCCAAGGAAAAAGGGTATAAACTGGGCAACGTGGATGCCACAATCATCGCCCAAGCGCCGAAAATGGCACCGCACATCCCGGCCATGCGCGAACGGGTGGCGACATTGTTGGAGGCGGATGCGGATCAGGTGAACATCAAAGCGACCACCACCGAACGGCTTGGTTTCACCGGTCGGGGGGAAGGCATCGCGGCGATGGCTGTTGTCTGTCTGATCGCGCACCAAGCTTGA
- the gltX gene encoding glutamate--tRNA ligase: MAKTVRTRYAPSPTGHLHIGGARTALFSYLYAKKHGGSFIVRIEDTDVERNVADAEQKQLAGLKWLGIDWDESVDVGGPYGPYRSMERLDIYKQYLDKLLKEGHAYPCYCTPEELEREREAQLARGVAPKYSGRCRHLTPEERAKLEAEGRKPSIRFRVPEGRTITVEDEVRGQVQFESDGIGDFILVRPDGRPTYNFAVTVDDALMEITHVVRGEEHLSNTPRQILLYEAMGFTPPKFAHVSLILNPEGKKMSKRDESIIQFIDQYRELGYLPEALINFIVLLGWAPEGEKEIFSKEELIERFSLDRVSKAPAVFDTGKLKWMNNHYIKQAPVERITELALPHLEKAGRITLPLDEEKRAWVTRLVGLYQEQLDYVAQIVELSEMFFRSKVTYSDEAKEVLAQEHVPEVIEAFLKQLEGVDTLTPDDIKAKLKQVQKETGYKGKQLFMPIRAAVTGEVHGPDLRETLSLLGPETVRTRLQHFMENRI; encoded by the coding sequence ATGGCAAAAACGGTACGCACGCGTTACGCGCCCAGCCCGACGGGTCATTTGCATATCGGCGGGGCGCGAACGGCACTGTTCAGCTATTTGTATGCGAAAAAACACGGTGGTTCCTTTATCGTTCGCATCGAGGACACTGATGTGGAACGGAACGTGGCCGACGCCGAGCAAAAACAGTTGGCGGGATTGAAATGGCTCGGTATTGATTGGGATGAGAGCGTTGATGTGGGAGGACCCTACGGCCCGTACCGCTCAATGGAACGGTTGGACATTTACAAGCAGTATCTGGACAAGTTGTTGAAGGAAGGGCATGCCTATCCCTGCTACTGTACGCCGGAGGAGCTTGAACGGGAGCGGGAAGCTCAGCTGGCCCGCGGTGTCGCACCCAAATACTCCGGGCGGTGCCGTCACCTCACGCCGGAAGAACGAGCCAAGTTGGAAGCGGAAGGGCGCAAGCCCAGCATTCGTTTCCGTGTACCCGAAGGGCGCACGATCACCGTGGAAGATGAAGTGCGCGGCCAGGTGCAATTCGAATCGGACGGAATCGGAGATTTTATTCTGGTACGTCCCGACGGACGGCCAACCTACAACTTCGCCGTGACCGTGGATGACGCGCTGATGGAGATCACCCATGTGGTGCGGGGAGAGGAGCACTTGTCCAATACGCCGCGGCAAATATTGCTGTACGAGGCGATGGGCTTCACGCCTCCGAAATTTGCTCACGTGTCGTTGATTCTCAATCCGGAAGGCAAAAAGATGAGCAAGCGGGACGAGTCGATCATTCAGTTTATCGACCAGTACCGCGAGTTGGGCTATTTGCCGGAAGCCTTGATCAACTTCATCGTATTGCTCGGTTGGGCTCCGGAAGGGGAAAAGGAGATCTTCAGCAAGGAAGAGCTGATTGAGCGCTTCTCCCTGGATCGTGTTTCCAAAGCGCCAGCTGTGTTTGATACCGGCAAACTGAAATGGATGAACAACCATTACATCAAACAGGCGCCGGTTGAACGCATCACGGAACTGGCCCTGCCGCACCTTGAAAAAGCCGGACGAATCACCTTGCCGCTCGACGAGGAAAAACGGGCGTGGGTGACGCGATTGGTCGGATTGTACCAGGAACAGTTGGACTACGTGGCGCAAATCGTGGAATTGTCGGAGATGTTCTTCCGCTCCAAGGTAACATATTCCGATGAGGCCAAAGAAGTGCTCGCTCAAGAACACGTCCCGGAAGTGATTGAAGCGTTCCTGAAACAGTTGGAGGGTGTAGATACGCTCACACCGGACGACATCAAGGCGAAGTTGAAACAAGTGCAGAAAGAGACGGGTTATAAAGGGAAACAGCTGTTCATGCCGATCCGTGCCGCAGTGACGGGAGAAGTGCACGGCCCTGATTTGCGCGAAACCTTGTCACTGCTGGGGCCGGAAACGGTTCGCACCCGTCTGCAACACTTTATGGAAAATCGGATATGA
- the cysE gene encoding serine O-acetyltransferase, whose amino-acid sequence MSWIQRWKEMREVIRADIQAVFDRDPAARSTLEVVLTYSGLHAIWMHRIAHALYKRKWFLLARIISQFNRFLTGIEIHPGAKIGKGLFIDHGMGVVIGETCEIGDYVTIYQGVTLGGTGKEKGKRHPTIEDHVLIASGAKVLGSMRIGRCSKIGAGSVVLREVPPHSTVVGVPGRVVVQNGKRVPNDLDHVNLPDPVADMIRSMQEEISRLRQEVDALKKGREAEGGEKHDVGANIQHAD is encoded by the coding sequence ATGTCTTGGATTCAACGTTGGAAAGAGATGCGGGAAGTCATCCGGGCGGATATTCAAGCCGTGTTTGACAGGGATCCGGCTGCGCGCAGCACACTGGAGGTTGTGTTGACCTACTCCGGTTTGCATGCGATTTGGATGCATCGGATCGCGCATGCACTCTATAAGCGGAAATGGTTTTTGTTGGCGAGAATCATTTCGCAGTTCAACCGCTTTCTGACAGGCATCGAAATCCATCCCGGCGCCAAAATCGGTAAAGGGTTGTTCATTGATCACGGCATGGGTGTCGTGATCGGAGAAACATGCGAAATCGGCGATTACGTCACCATTTATCAAGGGGTGACATTGGGAGGGACTGGGAAGGAAAAGGGAAAACGTCATCCCACGATCGAGGATCATGTATTGATCGCATCCGGAGCCAAAGTATTGGGTTCCATGCGGATTGGACGCTGCTCCAAAATCGGAGCGGGTTCGGTCGTATTGCGGGAAGTGCCGCCCCATTCCACCGTCGTAGGCGTCCCCGGGCGCGTTGTCGTCCAAAATGGTAAGCGGGTTCCAAACGATTTGGATCATGTCAATTTGCCTGATCCGGTTGCGGATATGATTCGCTCGATGCAGGAGGAAATCAGTCGTCTGCGACAAGAAGTGGACGCCTTGAAAAAGGGGCGGGAAGCAGAAGGAGGAGAGAAACACGATGTCGGTGCAAATATACAACACGCTGACTAG
- the cysS gene encoding cysteine--tRNA ligase, which yields MSVQIYNTLTRKKEPLETVHPGKVNMYVCGPTVYNYIHIGNARVFVFFDVVRRYLQYKGYDVKYVQNFTDVDDKLIRTANEEGTTVPEVAERYIRAYFEDMDALGVRRADVHPRATEHIPDMIEAIRELIDKGWAYERDGDVYYRALKKDDYGKLSHQAIADLKAGARIEVNERKEHPLDFALWKKAKPGEIKWDSPWGEGRPGWHIECSVMSRKYLGETLDIHAGGKDLCFPHHENEIAQSEALTGKPFARYWMHNEFVNMGGEKMSKSLGNIVTVYDLRKRYPARVIRYFLISAHYRNPIQFSEEVMDQLKNGLERIDNAWFNLRHRMTAATEGPADPAVKEQLSSLTAQFEAAMDDDMNTANALSVLFEAVKLVNETVAQPVVTLGTLEALKEWMTTFGGEILGLIELEGEDALDREIEALIEERQQARKRRDFARADAIRDQLAAMGILLEDTPQGVRWRRK from the coding sequence ATGTCGGTGCAAATATACAACACGCTGACTAGAAAAAAAGAACCGTTGGAGACGGTCCATCCCGGCAAAGTGAACATGTATGTGTGCGGACCGACCGTCTACAACTATATTCACATCGGCAACGCCCGGGTGTTCGTGTTTTTCGACGTGGTGCGGCGTTACCTGCAATACAAAGGCTATGACGTAAAGTACGTGCAAAACTTCACCGATGTCGACGACAAGCTGATTCGAACGGCCAATGAAGAGGGAACGACCGTACCGGAAGTTGCCGAGCGCTACATCCGGGCCTATTTCGAAGATATGGATGCGTTGGGTGTTCGCCGGGCGGATGTGCATCCACGGGCGACAGAACACATCCCGGACATGATCGAGGCGATTCGCGAATTGATCGACAAGGGCTGGGCCTATGAACGTGACGGGGATGTGTACTACCGTGCGCTGAAGAAGGATGATTACGGCAAATTGTCCCACCAAGCGATCGCCGATCTGAAAGCGGGCGCACGGATCGAGGTGAACGAGCGCAAGGAACACCCGCTCGATTTCGCCCTGTGGAAAAAGGCCAAACCAGGTGAAATCAAATGGGATAGCCCATGGGGGGAAGGGCGGCCTGGATGGCATATCGAGTGCTCGGTCATGTCTCGCAAATATTTGGGCGAAACGCTCGATATCCACGCTGGCGGCAAGGACTTGTGTTTTCCGCACCACGAAAACGAAATCGCGCAGAGTGAGGCCCTGACGGGAAAACCGTTTGCCCGCTATTGGATGCACAATGAATTTGTCAACATGGGCGGCGAAAAAATGTCCAAGTCGCTCGGAAACATCGTCACCGTTTATGATTTGCGGAAACGATATCCGGCACGGGTGATCCGCTATTTCCTGATCTCGGCTCATTACCGCAATCCAATCCAGTTCAGCGAAGAGGTGATGGATCAGCTGAAAAACGGGTTGGAGCGGATCGACAACGCCTGGTTCAACTTGCGGCACCGGATGACTGCGGCAACGGAGGGGCCGGCGGATCCTGCGGTGAAGGAACAGCTGAGTTCGTTGACCGCGCAATTTGAGGCGGCCATGGACGACGACATGAACACCGCCAATGCGCTAAGCGTGCTGTTTGAAGCGGTCAAACTGGTGAACGAGACGGTGGCCCAACCGGTTGTGACGCTGGGAACATTGGAAGCATTGAAGGAGTGGATGACCACGTTCGGGGGAGAGATTTTGGGCTTGATCGAGCTGGAGGGGGAAGACGCGTTGGATCGGGAGATTGAAGCTCTGATCGAAGAACGCCAACAGGCGAGAAAGCGTCGCGATTTCGCGCGGGCTGATGCGATTCGCGACCAGCTGGCCGCGATGGGAATCCTGTTGGAAGATACGCCGCAGGGTGTCCGGTGGCGGAGAAAATGA
- a CDS encoding Mini-ribonuclease 3, which produces MSGLSVGMTRRPLPRSPEQLNPLVLAYVGDAVYELYVRYHLLTEGIVKPQELQQAAVRYVSAGAQAAAFRDWEPILTEEELAVWRRGRNVKSGRVPRRASVSQYRASTGLEALVGYWYLTGQIGRLTEMMERMFQITRSDVDDSSD; this is translated from the coding sequence ATGAGCGGACTTTCGGTTGGAATGACCCGGCGTCCGCTCCCCCGTTCCCCCGAACAGCTCAATCCGTTGGTGCTCGCCTATGTGGGTGATGCCGTCTATGAGTTGTATGTCCGTTATCATTTGTTGACTGAAGGCATCGTCAAGCCTCAGGAACTGCAGCAAGCGGCGGTACGGTATGTGTCGGCCGGGGCGCAAGCGGCGGCGTTTCGCGATTGGGAACCGATTCTGACCGAAGAGGAGTTGGCCGTATGGCGCCGGGGTCGCAATGTGAAAAGCGGACGGGTGCCCAGACGGGCGTCGGTATCCCAATACCGTGCGAGTACCGGACTGGAAGCATTGGTCGGTTATTGGTATCTCACCGGACAGATCGGGCGGTTGACCGAGATGATGGAGCGGATGTTCCAAATAACCCGATCGGATGTGGATGATTCATCGGATTAG
- the rlmB gene encoding 23S rRNA (guanosine(2251)-2'-O)-methyltransferase RlmB has translation MKTEWIMGRQSVHEALKAGREIEKVLIAEGAGKGVQSLIRVAKERGIPVQHAPRNRLDQLADGDHHQGVLALVSAYRYASLDELFERAQSRDEPPFFVLLDGIEDPHNLGSILRTADAAGVHGVIIPKRRAVGLTKVVAKTSAGAIEYVPVARVTNLNRTVEELKEAGLWIVGADASAAHSFDEIDYTVPVALVIGNEGQGISRLMKEKCDYLVQLPMAGRVASLNASVAAGLMMYEVFRARRR, from the coding sequence ATGAAGACAGAATGGATTATGGGGAGGCAATCCGTCCATGAAGCCCTGAAAGCGGGCAGGGAGATAGAAAAAGTGCTGATCGCCGAAGGAGCAGGCAAGGGGGTCCAATCCCTGATCCGTGTGGCGAAGGAAAGGGGGATCCCCGTTCAGCATGCACCTCGGAACCGATTGGATCAATTGGCGGACGGTGATCATCATCAGGGGGTGCTCGCCCTGGTATCCGCTTATCGTTACGCATCGCTGGACGAGCTGTTCGAACGGGCGCAGTCCCGCGATGAACCTCCGTTTTTCGTGTTGTTGGACGGTATCGAAGATCCTCACAACCTGGGCTCCATTTTGCGCACGGCGGATGCGGCCGGCGTGCATGGTGTGATCATACCCAAGCGACGGGCAGTCGGGCTCACAAAGGTGGTGGCCAAGACGTCTGCGGGCGCGATCGAGTACGTGCCAGTGGCTCGTGTCACCAATCTGAACCGGACTGTGGAGGAGCTGAAGGAAGCCGGATTGTGGATTGTGGGTGCGGACGCCTCGGCAGCGCATTCTTTCGACGAGATTGACTACACTGTTCCCGTCGCGCTCGTTATAGGGAATGAGGGACAAGGGATTAGCCGATTGATGAAAGAGAAATGCGATTACCTGGTGCAGTTGCCGATGGCCGGACGAGTGGCCTCTCTCAATGCGTCGGTCGCCGCCGGTTTGATGATGTACGAGGTATTTCGCGCACGGCGCCGATAG
- a CDS encoding NYN domain-containing protein, whose protein sequence is MEEWLIVDGYNVIGAQPDVEWLGDSLEEARDRLVRALSEYQALSGRKVILVFDAHRVPGAGAKLLEQKIIIHYTKQHETADECIEKLVRKLSGEHRRIYVATSDYLEQRLIFGQGAYRISARELLREMKSARREATREIQERYPPKRPTLGQGLKAEIWRKLEGWRRKK, encoded by the coding sequence ATGGAAGAGTGGCTGATAGTCGACGGTTACAATGTGATCGGCGCCCAGCCCGACGTGGAATGGTTGGGCGATTCCTTGGAAGAGGCGCGGGACAGGCTTGTACGTGCGTTGTCCGAATATCAGGCGCTGTCGGGGAGAAAAGTCATCCTGGTTTTTGATGCGCATCGGGTTCCGGGAGCCGGTGCCAAGCTGTTGGAGCAGAAAATCATCATTCATTACACCAAACAGCATGAGACGGCGGATGAATGCATCGAAAAACTGGTGCGCAAATTGAGCGGGGAACATCGGCGCATCTATGTGGCCACGTCCGACTACCTGGAACAACGCCTGATCTTCGGACAAGGGGCGTATCGAATCAGTGCACGTGAACTGTTGCGCGAGATGAAAAGTGCCAGGCGGGAGGCGACCCGGGAAATACAGGAGCGGTACCCCCCAAAAAGGCCCACGCTGGGACAGGGGCTAAAGGCGGAAATATGGCGCAAATTAGAAGGTTGGAGAAGGAAAAAATAG
- the sigH gene encoding RNA polymerase sporulation sigma factor SigH codes for MRVSANLQTSVRDTVNYETMTDEQLVDGVRMGDSGALEYLIHKYKNFVRAKARSYFLIGADHEDIVQEGMIGLYKAIRDFRGDKLASFKAFAELCITRQIITAIKTATRQKHIPLNSYVSLDKPIYDEDSDRTLMDILTGGRVSDPEELYINQEEYDDIEDKMSQILSELERQVLMLYLDGRSYQEIAVDLNRHVKSIDNALQRVKRKLERYLEVREVTL; via the coding sequence ATGAGAGTGAGCGCAAACCTTCAAACCAGTGTACGGGACACGGTGAACTATGAAACGATGACCGATGAACAGCTGGTGGACGGTGTGCGGATGGGGGACAGTGGGGCGCTGGAGTATTTGATCCATAAGTATAAAAATTTCGTCCGTGCCAAGGCGCGCTCATACTTTTTGATCGGCGCCGATCATGAGGACATCGTACAGGAAGGGATGATTGGCCTTTACAAAGCGATTCGCGACTTTCGCGGGGACAAGCTTGCCTCGTTCAAGGCGTTTGCGGAGCTGTGCATCACGCGGCAAATTATTACGGCCATCAAGACGGCGACGCGCCAGAAACACATTCCGCTGAACTCTTATGTGTCGTTGGACAAGCCCATCTATGACGAGGATTCGGACAGAACGCTCATGGATATCCTGACCGGCGGCCGGGTGTCAGATCCGGAGGAGTTGTACATCAATCAGGAAGAATACGATGACATAGAGGATAAAATGTCGCAAATCCTGAGCGAATTGGAACGGCAGGTACTGATGCTCTACCTGGACGGCCGCTCGTATCAGGAAATCGCTGTCGACCTGAATCGACACGTCAAGTCAATCGACAATGCCTTGCAACGCGTCAAACGCAAACTGGAACGATACCTGGAGGTGCGCGAAGTCACCCTGTAA
- the rpmG gene encoding 50S ribosomal protein L33: MRVTITLACTECGERNYTSSKNKRKHPDRLEFRKYCPRCNAHKVHRETK, from the coding sequence ATGCGGGTCACAATTACCTTGGCTTGCACCGAGTGCGGGGAGCGTAACTACACCAGCAGCAAAAACAAACGGAAACACCCGGATCGTCTTGAGTTCCGGAAGTACTGCCCCCGCTGCAATGCTCACAAGGTGCATCGCGAGACAAAATAA
- the secE gene encoding preprotein translocase subunit SecE gives MGLLGRLGSGISKSISGTAQFFRSGIAELKKVRWPNRQELISYTTIVIVTVTILTLFFAAVDFGIGQLLALLTR, from the coding sequence ATGGGTTTGCTAGGTCGCCTCGGTTCCGGGATTTCCAAAAGCATATCCGGCACCGCTCAGTTTTTCCGGAGCGGGATCGCCGAGCTGAAAAAGGTACGCTGGCCCAATCGACAAGAGCTGATCAGCTATACGACGATCGTCATCGTGACGGTGACGATTCTCACCCTCTTCTTCGCGGCCGTGGACTTTGGGATTGGTCAATTGCTGGCATTGCTCACAAGGTGA